Proteins encoded together in one Streptomyces capillispiralis window:
- a CDS encoding MarR family winged helix-turn-helix transcriptional regulator, whose amino-acid sequence MTVDSRSTATPPRPQAWAGEPLSLVLYVASRVLAARCRPRLGELGLTFPQYLVMLVLWERGPVTVTELGDVLGLDSGTLSPLLKRLEFAGLVDRRRQREDERRVEVSSTPAADALRGPAQELEADVRAALPHMTLAYEDLLRALRELIGGGRPHAHGQAGGPRSEGAPSGSPAR is encoded by the coding sequence ATGACCGTCGACTCCCGTTCAACAGCAACACCGCCCCGCCCCCAGGCCTGGGCCGGCGAACCCCTGTCACTCGTCCTGTACGTGGCGTCCCGGGTACTGGCCGCCCGCTGCCGCCCTCGTCTCGGCGAACTGGGTCTCACCTTCCCGCAGTACCTGGTCATGCTCGTCCTGTGGGAACGCGGGCCGGTCACGGTCACTGAGCTGGGGGACGTCCTCGGCCTGGACTCGGGCACGCTCTCCCCGCTGCTCAAGCGCCTGGAGTTCGCGGGGTTGGTCGACAGGCGCCGTCAACGGGAGGACGAGCGCAGGGTCGAGGTGTCCAGCACCCCGGCCGCTGACGCCCTGCGCGGCCCCGCTCAGGAACTCGAGGCAGACGTCCGCGCCGCGCTCCCCCACATGACCCTGGCCTACGAGGACCTGCTGCGAGCCCTGCGCGAACTGATCGGCGGTGGCCGCCCGCACGCACACGGACAGGCCGGTGGGCCACGGAGCGAAGGCGCCCCCTCGGGGAGTCCCGCGCGATGA